The following are from one region of the Mauremys reevesii isolate NIE-2019 linkage group 2, ASM1616193v1, whole genome shotgun sequence genome:
- the NDUFB9 gene encoding NADH dehydrogenase [ubiquinone] 1 beta subcomplex subunit 9 isoform X1, with translation MAAYLTHQQKVMRLYKRAMRQLESWCIHRDKYRFFACVLRERFEEHKNEKDMVKAVKLLRAAEEELWAMQHPQPYIFPDSPGGTSYERYECYKAPEWVLDFWHPSEKAMYPDYFAKREQWKKLQLESWEKEVKQLEAETPPGGPVNEALPPARKEGHLPPLWWQYVTRPRERPM, from the exons ATGGCGGCCTACCTCACGCACCAGCAGAAGGTGATGCGGCTCTACAAGCGGGCGATGCGCCAGCTCGAGTCCTGGTGCATCCACCG GGACAAGTATCGATTCTTTGCCTGCGTGCTGAGAGAACGGTTCGAAGAACACAAAAATGAGAAGGATATGGTGAAAGCAGTAAAATTGCTGAGAGCTGCTGAGGAAGAACTTTGGGCAATGCAGCATCCTCAACCTTACATCTTCCCTGATTCTCCTGGAGGCACATCTTATGAGAGATATGAATGTTACAAG GCTCCTGAGTGGGTCTTGGATTTCTGGCATCCTTCTGAGAAGGCAATGTATCCTGATTATTTCGCCAAAAGAGAGCAATGGAAGAAGCTGCAGTTAGAAAGCTGGGAAAAAGAG GTTAAGCAACTAGAGGCCGAAACTCCACCTGGTGGTCCTGTGAATGAAGCCTTGCCCCCAGCTCGCAAAGAAGGGCATCTGCCACCTCTGTGGTGGCAGTATGTAACCAGACCCCGAGAACGGCCAATGTAA
- the NDUFB9 gene encoding NADH dehydrogenase [ubiquinone] 1 beta subcomplex subunit 9 isoform X2 encodes MKNGDDVNSLKVKGKSFSLWDKYRFFACVLRERFEEHKNEKDMVKAVKLLRAAEEELWAMQHPQPYIFPDSPGGTSYERYECYKAPEWVLDFWHPSEKAMYPDYFAKREQWKKLQLESWEKEVKQLEAETPPGGPVNEALPPARKEGHLPPLWWQYVTRPRERPM; translated from the exons ATGAAGAATGGTGATGATGTGAATTCTCTAAAGGTCAAGGGCAAGTCTTTTAGTCTGTG GGACAAGTATCGATTCTTTGCCTGCGTGCTGAGAGAACGGTTCGAAGAACACAAAAATGAGAAGGATATGGTGAAAGCAGTAAAATTGCTGAGAGCTGCTGAGGAAGAACTTTGGGCAATGCAGCATCCTCAACCTTACATCTTCCCTGATTCTCCTGGAGGCACATCTTATGAGAGATATGAATGTTACAAG GCTCCTGAGTGGGTCTTGGATTTCTGGCATCCTTCTGAGAAGGCAATGTATCCTGATTATTTCGCCAAAAGAGAGCAATGGAAGAAGCTGCAGTTAGAAAGCTGGGAAAAAGAG GTTAAGCAACTAGAGGCCGAAACTCCACCTGGTGGTCCTGTGAATGAAGCCTTGCCCCCAGCTCGCAAAGAAGGGCATCTGCCACCTCTGTGGTGGCAGTATGTAACCAGACCCCGAGAACGGCCAATGTAA
- the NDUFB9 gene encoding NADH dehydrogenase [ubiquinone] 1 beta subcomplex subunit 9 isoform X3 — protein sequence MVKAVKLLRAAEEELWAMQHPQPYIFPDSPGGTSYERYECYKAPEWVLDFWHPSEKAMYPDYFAKREQWKKLQLESWEKEVKQLEAETPPGGPVNEALPPARKEGHLPPLWWQYVTRPRERPM from the exons ATGGTGAAAGCAGTAAAATTGCTGAGAGCTGCTGAGGAAGAACTTTGGGCAATGCAGCATCCTCAACCTTACATCTTCCCTGATTCTCCTGGAGGCACATCTTATGAGAGATATGAATGTTACAAG GCTCCTGAGTGGGTCTTGGATTTCTGGCATCCTTCTGAGAAGGCAATGTATCCTGATTATTTCGCCAAAAGAGAGCAATGGAAGAAGCTGCAGTTAGAAAGCTGGGAAAAAGAG GTTAAGCAACTAGAGGCCGAAACTCCACCTGGTGGTCCTGTGAATGAAGCCTTGCCCCCAGCTCGCAAAGAAGGGCATCTGCCACCTCTGTGGTGGCAGTATGTAACCAGACCCCGAGAACGGCCAATGTAA